The following are from one region of the Vanessa cardui chromosome 3, ilVanCard2.1, whole genome shotgun sequence genome:
- the LOC124543575 gene encoding RNA/RNP complex-1-interacting phosphatase isoform X2, with the protein MILFRVQKSNVVAVKDVWDIKTLLKAIPKLGAVIDLTNTAKYYDPAELKSKGVLYKKILIPGRQLPSEQTVNMFMDTVDEFLRLNDDWLIGVHCTHGLNRTGYMVCRYLRDRVGIPAKDAIKSFEIARGYQIERANFIADLLGKTPPPPDLGKETVVKPVENVYEIERSPSPINKKVNKDPKLHVRDNTHSWCVPSPKKKRRERSISKSSTSSYEFDYKYDY; encoded by the exons ATGGgatataaaaacacttttaaaagcTATCCCAAAGTTGGGAGCAGTCATAGACCTGACTAATACGGCGAAATACTACGACCCAGCG GAGCTGAAATCCAAGGGTGTATTgtataagaaaattttaataccaGGTCGCCAGCTACCTTCGGAGCAAACAGTTaatat GTTCATGGACACTGTGGACGAATTTCTACGATTAAACGATG atTGGTTGATTGGCGTTCATTGTACTCACGGTTTGAACAGAACGGGCTATATGGTCTGCCGTTATTTGCGGGACCGTGTTGGGATTCCCGCTAAAGATGCAATAAAGA GCTTTGAAATTGCGAGAGGCTATCAAATAGAAAGAGCTAATTTTATTGCTGATCTACTAGGTAAGACTCCCCCTCCACCTGATCTAGGAAAGGAAACAGTGGTCAAGCCCGTAGAAAATGTATATGAAATTGAACGCAGTCCAtcacctataaataaaaaagtaaataaagatccaAAATTACACGTACGGGATAATACACACAGCTGGTGCGTGCCGAGCCCTAAGAAAAAGCGAAGGGAGCGCAGTATTTCCAAATCAAGTACATCGTCCTATgagtttgattataaatatgattattga